In a genomic window of Demequina muriae:
- a CDS encoding SPFH domain-containing protein: MGFIKAAAGAISGTLADQWIDFLLPPDNLPQTAVVFPAVPKGQNAGRGSNVRGSENIITNGSKVVVPEGYGLLTFQDGRITTFVAEAGAFIFSDDDQQAKSVFTGGGFLSSTVESSWERFKYGGQPGVQHLAFYVNLKEIPNNRFGTQGPIYWDDHYLGTQAGAVTRGSYTLKVVDPILFVKSLLPASYITANAGIFDLTEVNNPVSEQLFNEVVGSLSAAFSRYTNDVERGNRISSIQGDALGFAKTLSSVVEEHYHWTDERGITIHAANLLAIEYDAPTAKLLEDVQKADALSGGRGDSFLRQSAARGIQSAGETGGGDGLAFMGMGMNAAGGAVGGLMQNQPGQQPVPQQGVGQQAQPAQAAEPTPADKIRDAKAMLDEGLINQEDFDALKRKALGL; the protein is encoded by the coding sequence ATGGGCTTCATCAAGGCCGCAGCAGGAGCGATCTCAGGAACGCTTGCAGACCAGTGGATCGACTTTCTTCTGCCGCCGGACAACCTGCCGCAGACCGCGGTGGTCTTCCCGGCGGTGCCCAAGGGGCAGAACGCGGGCCGCGGCTCGAACGTCCGTGGCTCCGAGAACATCATCACCAACGGGTCGAAGGTCGTGGTGCCGGAAGGCTACGGCCTCCTCACCTTCCAGGATGGTCGCATCACCACGTTCGTCGCCGAGGCCGGCGCGTTCATCTTCTCGGATGACGACCAGCAGGCGAAGTCGGTGTTCACCGGCGGCGGATTCCTGTCCTCGACCGTCGAGAGCTCGTGGGAGCGCTTCAAGTACGGAGGCCAGCCCGGCGTCCAGCACCTGGCGTTCTACGTCAACCTGAAGGAGATCCCGAACAACCGGTTCGGCACTCAGGGACCCATCTACTGGGACGACCACTACCTCGGCACGCAGGCCGGAGCGGTGACGCGCGGCTCGTACACCCTCAAGGTCGTCGACCCGATCCTGTTCGTGAAGAGCCTCCTGCCCGCCTCGTATATCACGGCCAACGCAGGCATCTTCGACCTCACCGAGGTCAACAACCCGGTGTCGGAGCAGCTGTTCAACGAAGTGGTCGGATCGCTGTCAGCGGCGTTCTCCCGCTACACGAACGATGTCGAGCGCGGCAACCGCATCTCGTCGATCCAGGGCGATGCGCTCGGATTCGCGAAGACCCTGTCCAGCGTGGTCGAGGAGCACTATCACTGGACGGACGAGCGCGGCATCACGATCCACGCCGCGAACCTGCTCGCGATCGAGTACGACGCCCCCACCGCGAAGCTCCTCGAAGACGTCCAGAAGGCCGATGCGCTCTCGGGTGGTCGCGGGGACTCGTTCCTGCGCCAGTCCGCCGCGCGCGGCATCCAGTCCGCAGGCGAGACCGGCGGCGGCGATGGGCTCGCCTTCATGGGCATGGGCATGAATGCTGCCGGGGGCGCCGTCGGTGGCCTCATGCAGAACCAGCCCGGTCAGCAGCCGGTGCCGCAGCAGGGCGTCGGTCAGCAGGCTCAGCCGGCGCAAGCGGCCGAGCCCACCCCTGCGGACAAGATCCGCGACGCGAAGGCGATGCTGGACGAGGGGCTCATCAACCAGGAGGACTTTGACGCTCTCAAGCGCAAGGCGCTGGGTCTCTAG
- a CDS encoding TFIIB-type zinc ribbon-containing protein, which yields MTQPHDSDGAPSGEAPEPTIIDTTTGQAHGHDSCPQCGSTEITRKGVTLSLICQFCRYEWVGSRLEDTHGLGEGIGELEGRVYTSGAADITRDDTLVTLKCTGCGSEVVVDTAHSLESRCHWCRSILSINDKIPNGAVPDGVLPFTVTKDDAVARIAQFVEKRQFFALKKFKAEFKPDNVMGVYMPYMTVDGNVGARLHGQGEVLTRRYTVQTGKNSSTTYYDANVFDVVRDFDLHIDDLIVESSASRSHIDNRSNTNNIINSLLPFDVKEMVAFDSNYLGEFSAEKRDLNIDDVSSRAHVQFLTMARESIRDDIAGYDRGVRWTHEQLTVHGSRWASVFLPVWLYSYAEKMDDGQVMIHYIAVNGRSGACMGSVPVNKGRLWAVTLGVFAATAAIAWPLGIIAMATGA from the coding sequence GTGACACAGCCCCACGATTCTGACGGCGCGCCGTCGGGCGAGGCGCCTGAGCCCACCATCATCGACACCACCACCGGGCAGGCGCACGGCCACGATTCGTGCCCGCAGTGCGGGTCCACGGAGATCACTCGCAAGGGTGTCACCCTCAGCCTCATCTGCCAGTTCTGCCGGTACGAATGGGTGGGCAGCAGGCTCGAGGACACGCACGGGCTCGGCGAAGGCATCGGCGAACTGGAGGGGCGCGTCTACACCTCTGGCGCCGCGGACATCACCCGTGACGACACGCTGGTCACGTTGAAGTGCACCGGGTGCGGCTCGGAGGTCGTGGTCGACACCGCGCACTCCCTGGAGTCGCGTTGCCACTGGTGCCGCTCGATCCTGTCGATCAACGACAAGATCCCCAACGGCGCCGTTCCGGACGGAGTGCTGCCCTTCACCGTCACGAAGGACGACGCGGTCGCGCGCATCGCGCAGTTCGTGGAGAAGCGCCAGTTCTTCGCGCTCAAGAAGTTCAAGGCCGAGTTCAAGCCCGACAACGTGATGGGCGTCTACATGCCCTACATGACCGTCGACGGCAACGTGGGCGCGAGACTCCACGGCCAGGGCGAGGTGCTCACGCGGCGCTACACCGTGCAGACCGGCAAGAACTCCTCGACCACCTACTACGACGCGAACGTGTTCGACGTGGTGCGCGACTTCGATCTCCACATCGACGATCTCATCGTCGAGTCGTCTGCGTCCCGCTCGCACATCGACAACCGCTCGAACACGAACAACATCATCAACTCGCTGCTCCCGTTCGACGTCAAGGAGATGGTGGCCTTCGACAGCAACTACCTGGGCGAGTTCTCGGCGGAGAAGCGCGACCTCAACATCGACGACGTGTCGTCGCGTGCCCACGTCCAGTTCCTCACGATGGCACGCGAGTCGATTCGCGACGACATCGCTGGCTATGACCGCGGCGTGCGGTGGACGCACGAGCAGCTCACCGTTCACGGGAGCCGCTGGGCCTCGGTGTTCCTGCCGGTGTGGCTGTACAGCTACGCAGAGAAGATGGACGACGGCCAGGTCATGATCCACTACATCGCCGTCAACGGCCGCAGCGGCGCCTGCATGGGGAGCGTGCCCGTCAACAAGGGCAGGCTGTGGGCCGTGACGCTTGGCGTCTTCGCCGCGACAGCCGCGATCGCCTGGCCGCTGGGCATCATCGCGATGGCGACGGGGGCGTGA
- the phnE gene encoding phosphonate ABC transporter, permease protein PhnE, whose translation MSTSTLEQPATSGTRRPRRPPPSKGVIAGLLVAAAFTVWAGREIGFSLRDLVENFSRGWVVIEQFLNPNWPFVWRVWDAWVETIAIAIVATAVGVLIGLVFAFMASRVTNRSGPAYRVVKLLLSVIRSLPDIAYVLIFVALVGIGSLAGILALIFFNVGIAAKLTAETIDAVDPGPLEAADASGAGTFSRGRWAVLPQIMPNYLSYCLYIFELNIRASVVIGIAGGGGIGQIIRVQFDRFAYENVAAITVAIFVIVLAIDQLSQFLRRRFV comes from the coding sequence ATGAGCACGTCGACCCTCGAGCAGCCCGCCACGAGCGGGACCCGACGTCCTCGCCGCCCGCCGCCCTCCAAGGGAGTCATCGCAGGGCTGCTGGTCGCAGCCGCCTTCACGGTGTGGGCGGGCCGCGAGATCGGCTTCAGCCTGCGTGACCTCGTCGAGAACTTCTCGCGGGGCTGGGTCGTCATCGAGCAGTTCCTGAACCCCAACTGGCCCTTCGTCTGGCGCGTGTGGGACGCGTGGGTCGAGACCATCGCGATCGCGATCGTGGCGACGGCCGTGGGAGTCCTCATCGGACTGGTCTTCGCATTCATGGCCTCGCGGGTCACGAACCGCTCCGGCCCGGCATATCGCGTGGTCAAGCTGCTGCTGTCGGTGATCCGGTCGCTGCCCGACATCGCCTATGTGCTGATCTTCGTCGCGCTGGTGGGCATCGGCTCCCTCGCGGGCATCCTCGCCCTGATCTTCTTCAACGTCGGCATCGCCGCCAAGCTCACGGCCGAGACCATCGACGCGGTCGATCCCGGACCGCTCGAGGCGGCCGATGCGTCAGGCGCGGGGACCTTCTCGCGCGGACGGTGGGCGGTGCTTCCGCAGATCATGCCCAACTACCTGTCGTACTGCCTCTACATCTTCGAGCTCAACATCCGTGCCTCGGTGGTGATCGGCATCGCCGGCGGTGGCGGCATCGGGCAGATCATCCGAGTGCAGTTCGATCGCTTCGCGTACGAGAACGTCGCGGCGATCACCGTCGCGATCTTCGTGATCGTGCTGGCGATCGACCAGCTCTCGCAGTTCCTGCGCAGGAGGTTCGTATGA
- a CDS encoding DUF1905 domain-containing protein gives MAEYEFDAEPWRWAGNGAQWVFVTTPDDVADEVESLQTGAGRGFGAVKVRVTVGSTTWDTSMFPSREHRAYILPLKAAARAAARIEVGTPVRVRITLIAA, from the coding sequence ATGGCTGAGTACGAGTTCGACGCCGAGCCATGGCGCTGGGCCGGCAACGGCGCGCAATGGGTGTTCGTCACGACGCCGGATGACGTCGCGGACGAGGTCGAGTCGCTCCAGACCGGCGCCGGACGCGGCTTCGGTGCGGTCAAGGTTCGCGTCACCGTCGGCTCCACGACGTGGGACACGTCGATGTTCCCCTCGCGCGAGCACCGCGCGTACATTCTCCCGCTCAAGGCTGCCGCGCGTGCCGCGGCGCGCATCGAGGTCGGGACCCCCGTACGGGTGCGGATCACGCTCATCGCCGCGTGA
- a CDS encoding VOC family protein, protein MASQRVSVVTLGVADLERARTFYGAWGWIERQSADEVVFFQLNGLVLALFSAAALAEEQGRPVAELGTGAMALAQNFHTEAEVDERFHAALVAGAAMLRRPQKAPWGGYSGYLADPDGHVWELAVNPFWDLDDDGSVSIPEAPPAA, encoded by the coding sequence ATGGCGAGTCAGCGGGTGTCGGTGGTCACGCTGGGCGTGGCCGATCTGGAGCGTGCGCGGACCTTCTACGGCGCGTGGGGCTGGATCGAGCGTCAAAGCGCCGACGAGGTGGTCTTCTTCCAGCTCAACGGGCTGGTGCTCGCGCTGTTCTCGGCCGCGGCGCTCGCGGAGGAGCAGGGGCGTCCAGTGGCCGAGCTCGGCACCGGTGCCATGGCGCTCGCCCAGAACTTCCACACGGAGGCCGAGGTCGACGAACGGTTCCACGCCGCGCTCGTCGCGGGTGCTGCCATGCTCCGGCGCCCGCAGAAGGCGCCCTGGGGCGGGTACAGCGGCTACCTCGCCGATCCCGACGGCCACGTCTGGGAACTCGCCGTGAACCCGTTCTGGGACCTCGACGACGACGGCTCGGTGTCGATTCCTGAGGCGCCTCCGGCAGCGTAG
- the phnE gene encoding phosphonate ABC transporter, permease protein PhnE: MSARDETPANATASAGRASAARPQEPSKARSTLVWIALLVLFAGAAFLSDARWSQITGIFTDGGRYLVLMGEGLFQNPFAEPQSEQWTLAFERMMESVYMAWVGTLLGALISVPFGFLAARNVSGPVTVQITRAFLNLIRAVPELVFAIVIMLPIFGFGPLAGALALGVGAVGTLGKLTAEALEGIDTGPVEAGQASGASRWSILRWAYWTQVLPEVLAFWLYRFEINIRASAVLGVIGAGGIGSLLSQLFGQREWEQIGITLAVVIIVTVGVDAISGSIRHRIIAGSGRSVSTEEKAEATV; this comes from the coding sequence ATGAGCGCCCGCGACGAGACCCCGGCGAACGCGACCGCATCGGCCGGTCGCGCATCGGCCGCACGCCCGCAGGAGCCGTCCAAGGCGCGCTCGACGCTGGTCTGGATCGCGCTCCTTGTCCTCTTCGCCGGCGCGGCCTTCCTGTCGGATGCGCGGTGGAGTCAGATCACCGGCATCTTCACGGACGGTGGCCGGTACCTGGTGCTCATGGGCGAGGGGCTGTTCCAGAACCCGTTCGCCGAGCCGCAGAGCGAACAGTGGACGCTGGCGTTCGAGCGCATGATGGAGTCGGTCTACATGGCGTGGGTCGGCACGCTGCTCGGCGCGCTCATCTCGGTGCCGTTCGGCTTCCTCGCCGCGCGCAACGTGTCGGGCCCGGTCACCGTGCAGATCACGCGTGCCTTCCTGAATCTCATCCGTGCCGTGCCGGAGCTGGTGTTTGCGATCGTGATCATGCTGCCGATCTTCGGATTCGGCCCGCTCGCGGGTGCGCTCGCGCTCGGTGTGGGCGCGGTCGGCACGCTGGGCAAGCTCACGGCGGAGGCGCTCGAGGGGATCGACACCGGTCCCGTCGAGGCGGGGCAGGCCTCGGGCGCGTCGCGGTGGTCGATCCTCCGCTGGGCGTACTGGACGCAGGTGCTGCCCGAGGTGCTCGCGTTCTGGCTGTACCGGTTCGAGATCAACATCCGCGCCTCGGCCGTGCTCGGCGTGATCGGTGCCGGCGGCATCGGCTCGCTCCTGAGCCAGCTGTTCGGTCAGCGCGAATGGGAGCAGATCGGCATCACGCTCGCCGTGGTCATCATCGTGACGGTCGGGGTCGATGCGATCTCCGGAAGCATCCGTCACCGGATCATCGCGGGCTCCGGACGCTCCGTCTCGACTGAGGAGAAGGCAGAGGCCACGGTCTAG